The genomic segment ttacattaattcatacatatatgcacacacgcacacgggatgcaaacacgcacgcacgcacgcacgcaaagcacgcacgcgcgcacgcacgcacgcgcgcacgcacgcacgcaaagcacgcacgcacgcacgcacgcacgcacacacacacaaacaccaccacacacacacacaccccacacacacacacacacatacacacacacatacacacacacacaccccacacacacacacacacacaacacacccacacacacacacacacacacacacacaaccacacacacacacgcaaacacacaaaacacacgcacacacacaccacacaacacacacacatacacacatacacatacacgcacacacacacatatgtatgtatgtatatattttaaaaatatacatattgatacagattaatatatatcatacatttgaaTAACAAATCAAATCGCACCACGACTTCTGCCCGCGTTTAACCCCCCTCTGCCCCGCCAGCACTGACTACACTGCTCGTATTGaaaccccctcacccctctgCCCCCGCCAGGACCTGCGGGACACATGTCCCAGGTGCGGCGAGCGATTGTCGACGCGGAGAGGCGGGGGCGGCGGCCGAGGCACTGCCGCGACCTGCAGCTCGACGGCGACTCCGAGTCGGGCGTCCGGCGCGTGTTCCCCTTCCGCAGTTCGCCCGACGCGGCTGCGACTGTCTACTGCGACCAGGAGACCGACGGCGGCGGCTGGACGGTGTTCCAGAGGCGGCTCAAGCTCCCTGTGAGGGAGGACTTCTACCGCACGTGGGTCGAGTACGAGCTCGGCTTCGGCCACATGGACGGCGGCGAATTCTGGCTGGGCCTCGACCTCGTGCACCGCCTGACCTCGACCGACCTGCAGGAGATGAGAATCGACCTCACGGACTACGAGGACAACGCCAAATGGGCCAAGTACGGGGTCTTCCACCTGGGGGACGCCAGCACCAAGTATCGGCTCAAAGTCGGcaggtaaaaaaatattatggacCGCAGTATACAGTGCGAGCGTCCTTGAACCACAAGTGTTAAGTCATCCGCCATGATTGTCGTTCAAATACGGATAATACTAAATTAATTCTCAAGTTGTATCACATATCTGCATGCGGGCATGCTGCGCATTCacaattattaatttgttatcgtggaacaaaggaagaaagaagaaaaaaaaagaattttaaatgtcTTTAAAATCTCAAACCGAAGACCATGCTCTGACAAGTTTCTCAaagaccttttattttttccgtatATGAAAAACAAACTTAACCACCAGGTACAACGGCACAGCTGGCGATGGCTTCGGGAGTGGCAGGCACGACGGCCACCCGTTTACCACGCACGATAACGACAACGACGGCGACGGTGCGAACTGTGCGGCCAGGTGAGTTGAGGCGAGGAACTACTCCCTTAAGTACTGCAGTTTGCCACATGAAGTCAAGAAAATTAGCTGTTTTTAACCCCTACA from the Penaeus monodon isolate SGIC_2016 chromosome 35, NSTDA_Pmon_1, whole genome shotgun sequence genome contains:
- the LOC119594980 gene encoding ryncolin-1-like; amino-acid sequence: MSQVRRAIVDAERRGRRPRHCRDLQLDGDSESGVRRVFPFRSSPDAAATVYCDQETDGGGWTVFQRRLKLPVREDFYRTWVEYELGFGHMDGGEFWLGLDLVHRLTSTDLQEMRIDLTDYEDNAKWAKYGVFHLGDASTKYRLKVGRYNGTAGDGFGSGRHDGHPFTTHDNDNDGDGANCAARYRGAWWYDKCHISNLNGFPYEGDHESYADGIEWQPWRGYHYSLKTTTMMIRPAF